Proteins from a genomic interval of candidate division KSB1 bacterium:
- the mreC gene encoding rod shape-determining protein MreC produces MRHFSEWFIARRDYLTLITAVLVSIILMFSNEGRLTETVRVWTLAGFGVTLEKFSVLQELNNIHEENQWLRRRSAELMLENSSLKEAQLENQRLRQLLDFKFESQLDLIAAKVIGKKESGFLNSVVLDAGKAEEIKKNMAVVTAQGLVGKVLQVGKNHSTAELLLDRNFRVSAMVQRSRVNGIIKWIEGEKVVLSEVPKRSDVKVDDLVITSGLSFIFPGGLKVGKVIDVEREKKGMFMVITVKPAVDFTKLEEVFVIRNREFSTQAQ; encoded by the coding sequence ATGCGCCATTTCAGTGAGTGGTTTATTGCTCGAAGAGACTATCTTACTCTCATCACTGCAGTCCTTGTCTCCATTATTTTAATGTTTTCCAATGAGGGTCGCCTAACCGAAACGGTCAGGGTCTGGACCCTTGCGGGGTTCGGCGTCACATTAGAAAAATTTTCCGTCCTGCAAGAATTAAACAATATTCATGAGGAAAACCAATGGCTCCGGCGCAGGAGTGCTGAGTTGATGCTCGAAAACAGCAGCCTGAAAGAGGCTCAGCTGGAAAATCAAAGACTGCGTCAATTGCTGGACTTTAAATTTGAAAGTCAACTTGATTTAATTGCAGCCAAAGTTATTGGTAAAAAGGAAAGCGGTTTTCTCAATTCCGTCGTTTTGGATGCTGGAAAAGCGGAGGAGATTAAGAAAAATATGGCCGTGGTTACTGCTCAAGGTCTTGTCGGAAAAGTTCTGCAGGTGGGTAAAAATCACTCAACAGCTGAGTTGCTTCTTGACCGGAATTTCAGGGTTAGCGCTATGGTGCAGCGAAGCCGCGTAAACGGCATTATTAAATGGATTGAAGGTGAAAAGGTTGTTTTGTCGGAGGTCCCCAAACGCTCTGACGTTAAAGTAGATGATCTGGTTATTACATCAGGTTTAAGTTTCATCTTCCCCGGTGGACTCAAAGTTGGAAAAGTGATCGATGTTGAGAGAGAAAAAAAAGGCATGTTTATGGTAATTACGGTAAAACCTGCAGTTGACTTTACAAAACTGGAAGAGGTTTTCGTAATTAGAAATCGAGAATTCTCCACCCAAGCTCAATAG
- a CDS encoding phosphoribosylglycinamide formyltransferase, whose protein sequence is VPVEDDDTPGTLAARVLEQEHKIYVETLQLFAENRIEVQGRQVIIK, encoded by the coding sequence CGTTCCAGTAGAAGACGATGATACCCCGGGAACATTGGCCGCCCGAGTTTTGGAGCAAGAGCATAAGATTTACGTTGAAACGTTGCAGCTTTTTGCGGAGAACAGAATTGAAGTTCAGGGCAGACAAGTCATTATCAAATAA
- a CDS encoding rod shape-determining protein — MDEGKESFWNKFFVNDIAIDLGTANTLVYVKGRGILINEPSIVAIRRGDQEILAYGSEAKTMMGRTPGDLVTVRPLKDGVIADFDLAEKMIRHFIKKVQTNRFLRPRIAICIPSGITEVERRAVRDSAEHAGGREIYLIQEPMAAALGVNLPIEEPIGNMVVDIGGGTTEIAVISLSGIVTDISIRIGGDEMDEAIIQYFKKEYNLLIGENTAEAIKITMGSAAPYKTEDVKRIKGRDLVDGIPKTVKVYAKEIQGALSESVGYIVDAIKLCLERTPPELASDILDRGIVLTGGGALLTGLDERLRIDTELPIIIADDPLTCVVLGTGKIFDNLNEYQKILSNSKKY, encoded by the coding sequence ATGGACGAAGGTAAGGAATCATTCTGGAACAAATTTTTTGTCAATGATATCGCCATTGACCTTGGTACGGCCAACACTTTAGTTTATGTGAAAGGGCGCGGCATTTTAATCAATGAGCCCTCAATAGTCGCTATCCGCAGGGGCGATCAAGAAATTCTTGCTTACGGTAGCGAGGCGAAGACAATGATGGGGCGAACTCCCGGAGATTTGGTCACTGTCAGACCTCTCAAAGACGGAGTAATTGCTGATTTTGATCTCGCAGAAAAAATGATCCGTCATTTCATTAAGAAAGTGCAGACCAACCGTTTTTTGAGGCCAAGGATTGCAATTTGTATTCCTTCTGGTATCACTGAAGTTGAAAGACGGGCGGTTCGAGACTCCGCAGAACACGCTGGTGGTCGCGAAATTTATCTTATTCAAGAGCCGATGGCTGCGGCCCTTGGGGTTAACTTGCCAATTGAAGAGCCGATCGGAAACATGGTCGTTGATATCGGCGGCGGAACAACTGAGATTGCAGTTATCTCTTTGTCGGGGATTGTCACGGACATTTCAATCCGAATTGGCGGTGACGAAATGGATGAGGCCATCATTCAGTATTTCAAGAAAGAGTACAACTTGCTGATTGGGGAGAATACCGCTGAAGCCATAAAGATTACAATGGGGTCGGCTGCGCCATATAAAACTGAAGACGTCAAGAGAATTAAAGGCCGGGATCTGGTTGATGGGATCCCAAAAACAGTTAAAGTCTACGCTAAAGAAATTCAGGGCGCGTTATCGGAATCAGTCGGCTATATTGTTGATGCGATCAAGCTTTGTTTGGAACGGACCCCTCCGGAACTTGCCTCTGATATTCTGGATCGCGGGATTGTTCTTACTGGCGGCGGCGCATTATTGACCGGTTTGGATGAGCGGTTGCGAATAGACACAGAGCTGCCAATTATAATTGCAGATGATCCTTTGACCTGCGTTGTTTTGGGAACCGGCAAAATTTTTGACAATCTTAATGAGTATCAAAAAATATTAAGTAACAGCAAAAAATATTGA
- the mrdA gene encoding penicillin-binding protein 2, with amino-acid sequence MYQDLSNLKRFYILFTLVLFAILIVRTGQLQLYQWDKYFRESEKNRIRDIIIEPLRGLIFDRNGEILVDNRPNYSVSVVPYEFLKADSAIILLSEILNQRPDALKKKINEDKRGNFSPVKINRQIDFKVLSAIEERRLDLPGVFYNTESRRYYPGGIKAPHLFGYLGEITSAELKKFKNANYKQGDSIGKNGIELQDEEYLRGTPGVKYIEVDVLGREVRNLTGLGGQSSDPGRNLFLTIDVAIQKYLEDVMADRKGAAVVLDPRNGEVLALMSKPDYDPEIFSNPLTPETWNQLVNHENKPLYNRASQSLFPPGSTYKLVLAAAGLETGDINLEENILCTGAHRLGNRLFHCWKKTGHGEVNFMAAVEQSCNVYFWEKSRDIGLEKWSEFSRNFQFGRPTKIDLPNESAGLVPTKEYFDRKYGEKKWTRGLVLNLVVGQGDLLTTPLQMAQFAMILGNEGVLFRPHLIKKNQDPLTGEVVFTKVDSIQIRGTSKKTYRTIKQGMNLVVNGVKGTAKSARIRGVTVCGKTGTAQNPHGNSHAWFIGFAPMDKPKIALCIMVENGGSGGAVAAPIAGGVLSIYFKK; translated from the coding sequence ATGTATCAGGACTTATCCAATCTGAAAAGGTTTTACATTCTCTTTACGCTGGTGCTGTTTGCTATTTTAATTGTGCGAACCGGCCAGCTGCAGCTTTATCAGTGGGATAAGTATTTTCGGGAATCGGAAAAAAATAGAATTCGGGATATCATCATTGAACCTCTTCGCGGCCTTATTTTCGATCGGAATGGAGAGATCCTGGTTGACAACCGTCCGAACTATTCAGTTTCAGTTGTGCCTTATGAATTTCTTAAGGCTGACAGCGCCATCATCTTACTTTCCGAAATTCTTAACCAAAGGCCAGATGCTTTGAAAAAGAAAATCAATGAAGATAAGCGCGGCAACTTTTCGCCTGTAAAAATCAACCGTCAAATCGATTTTAAAGTTTTGAGTGCAATAGAGGAGCGCCGCCTGGATTTGCCGGGAGTCTTTTACAATACTGAATCAAGAAGATATTACCCCGGTGGGATTAAGGCGCCTCATTTATTTGGCTATCTCGGTGAAATAACCTCTGCGGAATTAAAAAAATTTAAAAATGCCAATTACAAGCAAGGCGATTCCATTGGAAAAAATGGCATTGAGCTGCAAGATGAAGAATATTTGCGAGGCACACCAGGAGTTAAATATATTGAAGTTGATGTTTTGGGTCGTGAGGTAAGAAACCTAACTGGGTTGGGAGGCCAGTCTTCGGATCCGGGCCGGAATTTATTTTTGACGATCGATGTGGCGATACAGAAATATTTGGAAGATGTCATGGCGGACAGAAAAGGCGCCGCGGTGGTATTAGACCCAAGAAATGGCGAGGTTTTGGCTTTGATGAGTAAGCCCGACTATGATCCGGAGATATTTTCCAATCCCTTGACCCCGGAAACCTGGAATCAGTTGGTCAATCATGAGAATAAACCTCTTTATAATCGTGCTTCCCAGAGTTTATTTCCACCTGGTTCGACCTACAAATTGGTATTGGCTGCGGCCGGTCTGGAAACAGGCGACATCAATTTAGAAGAAAATATTTTATGCACCGGCGCACATCGTCTTGGCAATCGGTTGTTTCATTGTTGGAAGAAAACCGGCCACGGAGAAGTTAATTTCATGGCCGCGGTAGAGCAATCCTGCAATGTCTACTTTTGGGAAAAAAGCCGGGATATCGGCCTGGAAAAGTGGTCTGAATTTTCGCGAAACTTTCAATTCGGTAGACCTACTAAAATCGATTTGCCGAATGAAAGTGCGGGGTTGGTACCAACCAAAGAATATTTTGATCGGAAATATGGCGAAAAAAAGTGGACTCGAGGATTGGTTTTAAATCTTGTGGTTGGACAGGGAGATTTATTAACCACACCACTGCAAATGGCACAATTTGCGATGATTTTGGGAAATGAGGGCGTTTTATTCCGGCCTCATCTTATAAAGAAAAATCAGGACCCTTTAACTGGAGAGGTCGTTTTTACCAAAGTTGATTCAATTCAAATTCGAGGTACTTCTAAAAAGACTTACCGAACGATAAAGCAGGGAATGAATTTGGTGGTGAACGGCGTGAAAGGCACGGCTAAATCAGCGCGGATTCGCGGCGTGACTGTTTGTGGAAAAACCGGTACGGCTCAGAATCCTCATGGTAATTCCCACGCATGGTTTATTGGATTTGCCCCGATGGATAAACCGAAAATTGCTTTATGCATTATGGTGGAAAACGGCGGCTCTGGTGGAGCAGTTGCTGCGCCAATTGCCGGCGGCGTTTTATCGATTTACTTCAAAAAATAA
- the mreD gene encoding rod shape-determining protein MreD, producing the protein MTFIFYIAFFILCIILQITIIPLFSIKGISPDLILILVISVSIQRGKFWGVVAGFSAGLVFDAFGTAFVGLSSFVNSISAFVAGFLLGEQLEQRFGVIVGLILVSLLIHDFLYYTILSIGISIGFWATLFKHVVPQSFYTLIFMVIIHMVLPKGLWAPVKKY; encoded by the coding sequence ATGACCTTCATTTTCTATATCGCTTTTTTTATCCTTTGTATTATCTTACAAATAACGATCATTCCGTTATTTTCCATTAAAGGTATATCCCCTGATTTAATTCTTATCCTCGTAATTTCGGTTTCGATTCAAAGGGGAAAATTTTGGGGAGTGGTCGCCGGGTTTTCGGCTGGCCTGGTTTTTGATGCGTTTGGTACAGCATTTGTTGGTCTTTCTTCTTTTGTGAATTCAATTTCCGCTTTTGTTGCTGGATTTCTGCTTGGCGAACAATTAGAACAACGTTTTGGCGTTATCGTGGGTTTAATACTCGTCTCTTTGCTAATTCACGACTTTCTATATTATACAATTCTTTCTATCGGGATATCGATTGGCTTTTGGGCTACTTTATTTAAACATGTCGTGCCGCAGTCATTTTATACCCTAATTTTTATGGTTATTATTCACATGGTCTTGCCAAAAGGATTATGGGCGCCAGTTAAAAAATATTAG
- the purH gene encoding bifunctional phosphoribosylaminoimidazolecarboxamide formyltransferase/IMP cyclohydrolase: MPKIRRALISVFDKTGIVELAAVLKENNIEIISTGGTAKHLKENDIETRPISDVTGFPEILGGRVKTLHPKIFGGLLSLREDASHMEESNQHSIDLIDLVVVNLYPFVQTISKDNFTTLEALENIDIGGPTLIRAAAKNYLDVTVVTSPNQYETVTNEIKKNQGETSNELRKTLAAAAFELTSRYDSCINNYLDSETGSGPGFPEQIEFQLEKIQGLRYGENPHQRAALYKRNGEARAGLVNAKQLHGKELSFNNFIDLDAALGIVQEFSKPCVVVIKHTNPCGVATAESLLESYLNAKATDPVSSFGGIVGLNRPVDNETARAISEVFTEAIIAPGYDAEALETLNAKKNLRLLEAKDILNPMSKEYDIKQVQGGLLLQDQDFFNINDINFKVVTKRQPTEDEWAALKFGWRVCKWVKSNAIVYGTKDRTIGIGAGQMSRVDSSKIAVEKARRMGLSVKGTSMASDAFFPFRDGIDAAAKAGARSVIQPGGSIRDEEVIQAADEHDMAMVFTGVRHFRH, from the coding sequence ATGCCCAAAATTAGACGGGCATTAATTAGTGTTTTTGATAAAACAGGAATAGTTGAGTTAGCAGCAGTCTTAAAAGAAAACAACATCGAAATCATCTCAACTGGCGGTACTGCCAAACACCTCAAAGAAAATGATATAGAAACCCGACCTATTAGTGACGTCACCGGTTTTCCTGAAATTTTGGGCGGCCGGGTAAAAACTCTGCATCCAAAAATTTTCGGAGGACTTTTGTCTCTCCGCGAAGATGCTTCCCATATGGAGGAGAGCAATCAGCACAGCATCGACCTGATCGATTTGGTCGTTGTAAATCTTTATCCCTTTGTTCAAACTATTTCAAAGGACAACTTCACCACGTTAGAAGCACTGGAAAACATCGACATTGGCGGTCCGACCCTGATTCGTGCCGCTGCAAAAAATTATCTTGATGTGACTGTGGTGACTTCGCCGAACCAATATGAAACGGTTACAAACGAGATCAAAAAGAACCAGGGCGAGACCTCTAATGAGCTCCGGAAAACCCTTGCCGCTGCAGCATTTGAATTGACTTCCCGGTACGATTCATGTATTAATAATTATCTTGACTCGGAGACCGGCTCTGGGCCTGGTTTCCCCGAACAAATCGAATTTCAATTAGAAAAAATTCAAGGTTTACGATATGGTGAAAATCCTCATCAGCGTGCCGCTTTATACAAAAGAAACGGCGAAGCGCGGGCAGGACTTGTAAATGCAAAACAGCTGCACGGCAAAGAGCTTTCGTTTAACAATTTTATCGATTTGGACGCGGCCTTAGGAATTGTGCAAGAATTTTCCAAACCCTGTGTCGTTGTGATCAAACACACAAATCCTTGCGGGGTTGCTACCGCGGAATCTCTTTTAGAATCTTATCTCAATGCTAAAGCGACTGACCCGGTTTCATCCTTTGGCGGAATCGTCGGTTTGAACCGTCCGGTAGACAATGAAACGGCCCGGGCGATTTCAGAAGTTTTTACCGAAGCGATCATTGCCCCGGGTTACGACGCAGAAGCCTTGGAAACTTTAAATGCCAAAAAGAATTTAAGGCTTCTTGAAGCCAAAGATATTCTGAATCCAATGTCGAAAGAGTACGATATTAAACAAGTTCAAGGTGGATTGCTTTTACAAGATCAAGATTTTTTTAATATTAACGATATTAATTTTAAAGTGGTTACCAAGCGTCAACCGACAGAAGACGAGTGGGCGGCGCTGAAATTTGGCTGGCGTGTCTGCAAATGGGTGAAATCCAACGCCATCGTTTATGGGACTAAAGATAGAACAATTGGAATTGGCGCCGGGCAAATGTCGCGGGTCGATTCCTCAAAAATTGCTGTTGAAAAAGCCAGACGAATGGGCCTGAGCGTTAAAGGAACTTCCATGGCTTCGGATGCCTTTTTTCCGTTTAGAGACGGAATAGACGCAGCCGCCAAAGCAGGCGCCCGATCTGTCATCCAACCCGGAGGCTCAATTCGTGACGAAGAAGTCATTCAGGCTGCTGATGAACATGACATGGCCATGGTTTTCACCGGAGTACGGCATTTCAGGCATTGA